One window from the genome of Eucalyptus grandis isolate ANBG69807.140 chromosome 7, ASM1654582v1, whole genome shotgun sequence encodes:
- the LOC104453207 gene encoding cyclin-dependent kinase inhibitor 7 isoform X1, with protein sequence MEDPRSTRHLKRAELAGAPTAPAAPKRRRTAFVGEAPFELRSEERGGGPPLVLRRSDSPEKISVPSEAGDFASSSSSGPSEPPRSSARSDEDSVDVVKEKKFDMVGDDRQQQSRAESFETEASTCNSDFSGESAPSKSETTSERSPPASPPSRAELESFFLEAEERERQRFTEKYNYDVAMDAPLEGRYEWIRLKP encoded by the exons ATGGAAGACCCCCGCTCGACGCGACACCTCAAGcgagccgagctcgccggagctccgacggcTCCGGCGGCGCCGAAGCGACGGAGGACAGCCTTCGTCGGAGAAGCGCCGTTCGAGCTCCGGTCGGAGGAGCGCGGGGGCGGACCGCCGCTTGTGCTTCGGCGTTCGGACTCGCCGGAGAAGATCAGCGTTCCGTCGGAGGCCGGAGACTTCGcgtcgagctcgagctccggTCCGTCAGAGCCGCCTCGTTCCTCGGCGAGGAGTGACGAGGACTCCGTCGACGTCGTGAAGGAAAAGAAGTTCGACATGGTCGGCGACGATCGACAGCAACAG TCGCGGGCGGAGAGTTTCGAAACCGAAGCATCGACATGCAACAGCGATTTCAG CGGAGAAAGCGCCCCATCGAAATCGGAGACGACGAGCGAACGGAGCCCTCCGGCATCTCCGCCGTCGCGAGCGGAGCTGGAATCGTTCTTCTTGGAGGCAGAGGAGCGCGAGCGGCAACGGTTCACGGAGAA GTACAACTACGACGTCGCCATGGACGCCCCCCTCGAAGGCCGCTACGAGTGGATCCGCTTGAAGCCGTga